CTTATTCCCCCGAATCGATCGTCCGATCATGGGCAACGGAAACCGACGTGTCGATCAGGCAGAACCGGAGGATTATCCATTTCGGAGTAGTTACGTGTTTGTAGTGGACGGGGCACTTGAGTTGGTGCTTTTTATCTCGTGACCCGCTGGTTGGACGCCAACATGCTTGAAGACGATTATGCCGAAATCGATCCTCGCCTGGTGTTGGATCGGCTGATCGCTAGGAATGGCGAAAACTATGCCGATCTCTCTCGTCTTCTTGGTCGCAATCCTGCCTATATCCAGCAGTTCATAAAGCGCGGGACACCACGGAAATTGGATGAGGCGGACCGGCAGGTCTTGGCCCGCTATTTTGGCGTGCCGGAACAGATGTTGGGCGGGGCCAGGGAACCTGCCCTCACGCCTGCAGCCGCACTTGGTATGCCAACGGCTATCGCAGTGCCGCGGCTGGCGCTGGGTGCGTCGGCGGGGCAGGGGTCGCTGGACGAGAATGAGCAGGCGGGGGGCGTGATGGCGTTCGATGCCCGTTGGCTGCGATATCTTGGGGTGCGACCGCAAGGCGTTTCCATCATCCGGGTTGAAGGCGAATCGATGGTACCGACGCTGAACGACGGCGACGACATCATGGTCGATCATGACGATAATGCCGGACGCCTGCGCGACGGGGTCTATGTGTTGCGGCTCGACGGAGTGCTGATGGTAAAGCGTATTGCCATGGGGCCGCGAAAGGGGCGTTTCAGCTTGTTAAGCGACAATTCTCTGT
This window of the Sphingobium sp. CR2-8 genome carries:
- a CDS encoding S24 family peptidase gives rise to the protein MLEDDYAEIDPRLVLDRLIARNGENYADLSRLLGRNPAYIQQFIKRGTPRKLDEADRQVLARYFGVPEQMLGGAREPALTPAAALGMPTAIAVPRLALGASAGQGSLDENEQAGGVMAFDARWLRYLGVRPQGVSIIRVEGESMVPTLNDGDDIMVDHDDNAGRLRDGVYVLRLDGVLMVKRIAMGPRKGRFSLLSDNSLYPGWQDLGPDLVQVVGRVVWTGRRLC